CCCTTGCGGACATCAGACCGTCTTTGGTTCTTTCGCTTTGGGACGTAGCACCCGTGTCTATTGGTGGAAGAACCTTTGTCCCGCTCCGATTCTCAACGGATAATCTGGATGCTCGGGCGGAATGGATTAATTCTA
This genomic window from Tindallia californiensis contains:
- a CDS encoding stalk domain-containing protein, translated to MALADIRPSLVLSLWDVAPVSIGGRTFVPLRFSTDNLDARAEWINS